A portion of the Pseudarthrobacter sp. L1SW genome contains these proteins:
- a CDS encoding ABC transporter substrate-binding protein translates to MRFKSSSGLAAIVTAAALALTGCGGGSGTTDSSTNADGKVDGTGKTLNVLVGVLSQYPEQQKQWQSDIAAKFKAETGAEVKFETFASANDELTRIQTSVVSGQGPDIYGLGTTFTPTAYATKAFVTLSDDDWKKVGGKDRFNKAALGISGPDEQNQAGIPFVSRPFVMAYNKELLAAAGIEKPATSWDELAEQAKKMTKDGVYGLATGYKDNFDPWKFIWAMAVQAGNPIVDGNKLKLDDPTVKKAYETYFGWLTEDKIVDPASVGWNNSNAVAAFASGKAGYLMMTTSSSLPTLEKSAVAGKYEYALMPTTPPGESSSKNEDAASILSGDNLVVADYSKEKDLAFAYIKLITSKEEQLNYQKIFGDLPANAEALKELGGNPKLKPITDAAAKSKATPFTGAWGDIQLGLLNVTVQSVPDLAAGKVDSAALEARIKDSQSKGQASLDRASKG, encoded by the coding sequence CGGCTCCGGCACTACTGACTCTTCAACAAACGCTGACGGAAAGGTGGACGGAACGGGCAAGACCCTCAACGTCCTCGTCGGTGTATTGAGCCAATACCCGGAACAGCAGAAGCAGTGGCAAAGCGACATCGCCGCCAAGTTCAAGGCCGAAACCGGTGCCGAGGTGAAATTCGAGACCTTTGCCTCGGCCAACGATGAGCTCACCCGCATCCAGACGTCGGTTGTCTCAGGCCAGGGCCCCGACATCTACGGCCTGGGCACCACCTTCACGCCGACTGCCTACGCCACAAAGGCATTTGTAACCCTGTCCGACGACGACTGGAAGAAGGTGGGCGGCAAGGACCGGTTCAACAAGGCTGCGCTGGGGATCTCCGGCCCGGACGAGCAGAACCAGGCCGGCATTCCGTTCGTCAGCCGTCCGTTCGTGATGGCGTACAACAAGGAACTGCTGGCTGCCGCCGGAATTGAAAAGCCCGCCACCAGTTGGGATGAGCTCGCGGAGCAGGCGAAGAAGATGACCAAGGACGGCGTCTACGGCCTGGCCACCGGATACAAGGACAACTTCGACCCTTGGAAGTTCATCTGGGCGATGGCCGTCCAGGCGGGCAACCCGATCGTGGACGGCAACAAGCTCAAGCTTGATGACCCCACCGTCAAGAAGGCCTACGAAACCTACTTCGGCTGGTTGACGGAGGACAAGATCGTTGACCCGGCCTCCGTGGGTTGGAACAACAGCAACGCCGTTGCGGCCTTTGCCAGCGGCAAGGCCGGCTACCTGATGATGACCACCTCAAGCTCCCTGCCAACCCTTGAGAAATCAGCCGTCGCGGGCAAGTACGAGTACGCGCTGATGCCTACCACCCCTCCGGGCGAGTCCAGCTCCAAGAATGAGGACGCAGCAAGCATCCTGTCCGGCGACAACCTGGTGGTAGCGGACTACTCGAAGGAGAAAGACCTGGCCTTCGCGTACATCAAGCTCATCACCTCCAAAGAGGAGCAGCTGAACTACCAGAAGATCTTCGGTGACCTGCCGGCCAACGCGGAGGCCCTGAAGGAGCTGGGCGGAAACCCGAAGCTCAAGCCCATCACCGACGCTGCCGCGAAGTCCAAGGCAACGCCCTTCACGGGAGCCTGGGGAGACATCCAGCTTGGCCTGTTGAACGTCACGGTCCAGTCCGTCCCGGACCTTGCCGCCGGCAAGGTGGACAGTGCAGCCCTCGAAGCACGCATCAAGGATTCGCAGAGCAAGGGCCAGGCTTCCCTGGACCGGGCCTCCAAGGGATAA